GCAGACAGAGGGGACGCAATCGCAGCATCGTGCTCGCCTAGGAGATGgacggcctcggccgtcGATGCAGTTTCTTCCTGCGTCGCCTTTGACAACTGCGTTGCAAGGAATTCAGAGCACtgcccgagcgcctgggTAAGCCAAGAAGGATACACACCTGGGGATGACTACGCACGACCTGCACCTGTGCCAAGTCCACCTGTGGGCTGCGCACGATCAAGGCGTGGGCAATAGTCAGATGGATTTCGTCAACAATCTCCAGCCCCTTGCTTCCAAACACCTCATCCCTCGCCAAGCATTGAAATGCTTCGAGGACAGGTCCCTGGAAGCTATTCTCCACAGGCGCCACGACGAGACTGGGCCTAGCCCCCTCCGCATTGCCTTGGCAAGAGAATGCCGAGAGACCAGCCTGCACCGTATCTTCAATAGTCGGCTTGGCACATAGGGATGCAGCTTGCCCAGCCACAAGTTCCCGAGCCGCCTGGTGCGAATAGGTGCCTAGGGGCCCCAAAAAGTACACATCCACGCTCCCATGGCTTGGCGTGCACCCTGCCGGTGCCGCCTCCACGACCATGGCTTCGGTAAAGTGGAGGGTTCTTGCCCCGCGTGGCCTCcaacgcgctgcgcgcgccaaGCCCGACATCGGCGCGCGTAGGGGGCTATTAGGGGTGATATTAGGCGATGGGTTGTCGCACGTGATTAAAAAGGAATGTACCGCGCGTAGCGATGCATATGTCATTGGTACGATCTGCAGGGGGTGCATAATAATGCATCCGGTGACGCGCCGTCCTATACAAGCAATGGCGTGGATCAGCGATCGACGCCTCTCATTCGCGCTCTGCCCCTTGCGGACAGCGCGCTCCGTTTGGCCAAGACATTTACGTGAACCAACGGGCCAAAGTGAACTATGGGGATACTCGGCGTTCAAATCCCTTTATAACAACAAACCCCTGCTGCCTCAGGCTTGGTTCCCACCGTCCCTATCCTATTGACGTTCCCATCCTTGTTCATTCATTATGCAACTTAGCCTCAAGTTCGTTACGGGCCTTCTCCTCGCCTCGAGTGCTGCCTTCGCTGAGAACGCGAACGAGATcagcctcgagcgccgcaactCGTTCATCTCGTCCAACAACGAGCTGAACGTCAACCTGTTCTCCAAGCACATGGTCCAGATCGACCACAAGTACAAGACTGCGCTCAACAACTACAAGCGCAACATCGGCAAGGACCACCCTCTTCtccgcctgctcctcggccagAAGCGTGGTGGccccgcctcgctcgaccTGACCGACGTTCAGAACGAGCAGCTCTGGGCTGGTGAGGTCACCTTCGGCGGTCAGACCTTTGGCATTGACTTCGACACTGGCTCGGCGGACACGCTCGTGAACCCCAGCGCCTACAACCCCAAGAAGTCGAAGTCGGCCAAGAACACCCACGAGTCGTTCCAGGCCTCGTACGGTGACGGCACCACTGCCAAGGGTGCTATCTACACCGACAGCTTCGAGATCGCTGGTCTCAAGGCTAAGAACGTCGCCATTGGCCACTCGACCACCAAGTTCATCGACGACCAGGACCCCAGCGAGGGTATCTCGGGTATGGCTTTCCCCTCGATCCAGACCTTCCCCAAGCAGTACAAGCCCTTCTTTGAGTCGCTCAAGGACCAGAAGGCTGTGAGCCAGGGTGTCTTCCAGTTCACCCTCAAGTCCGGCAAGGGCTCGACCCTCACCCTTGGTGGTGTGGACTCGTCCAAGTACACTGGTGACGTTGCTTACACCGACGTTGACCCCAGCCAGGGCTTCTGGCTCACTGACGCCAAGATCAACGGCAAGGGTATCAAGGCCATCATTGACTCGGGCTCGACCATCATCTCGGGTCCCACCGACCAGGTTCGCAGCGTTGTTCAGGGTCTCAAGGGCATGACCCCCTTCAACCAGGGTGGCACTATCATGTACACCTACGACTGCTCGCAGACTCCCAGCATCACCATCAACGTTGCTGGCAAGGACTTcaagctcggcaaggcccAGACCCGCTACGGTACCGTGCAGGGCGGCAAGTGTGTGCTTCCGATTGCTGGTCAGGATGGTATGCCCATGGACGCCTGGATCGTCGGTGACACCTTCTTCCAGGCCACCTCGATCATCTTTGACACCGACAAGAACCGCATGGGCTTCGCCAAGCAGGCTTAAATGGAGTCGCCTTGGATGTTGATGACTTCCTAAAACGCCTGTGATGATTTTTATATGTTCCCTATTTGTACACCTCCTTAGCAGTAATTGCATATTGCCATGAACATACTTGGGCCGCGTGTGCCCAGCATTGGTCAAGATGGCGTGTCGGGTATTGGTCAGCGTGAAGTATTTTGGGAGCATAATTGTTTGGCCCCTCCAGAAAGGCAATTCGCAAGGCACCATGATGCACCCCCATCATAAACAAAAGAACAGGGTGGTCGGTGCTGTAGTAGCACAAGTGTAACCTTGCATTTTTATTTTGAGGGGGTTGTATACCCTTATGCAACACAGCCAGCGGCTCTCAGGATCTACTTCACGAAAGTGGGACTCCTCAGCGTATCCGGGCTGGGTGATTTTTTATTTTTTATTTTTGAAAAAGTTAGAGTATTCGGAGAGTTTTTGCCAATACTGCTTCCGTGCAAACTCGCCTGCAAACATGTGTATTGATGTGTAATGTAGCAAACATTTCGACGTGGCTGTATTGGCTCTCACCGCCTTACACTGATCTCATGCAAATGTCACACCATTAACTAAAATTAACTATGGGTGCTCAGTTTGTTTGTCGTAGACCTGTCATTGGTCACGCGTGTATCCGTTGTCAAGAAACAAGACAGAAGACCAACCCTGGGGGAAAAAAACAAGAGAAATAAGCGAACTCTCTGAGGCTTGTACCTTCCAATGAAATAATGCAACCCTAGATTTTGTCTATCCAAACTTACGAGAAATAAGGTATCTTCCTATCAATTCATCATTTGTAGGTCATAACGGCCAAACTGAAGATCAGATCCTGTCGGGAGGCCAATGCACTCTCGGAGCGTTTACAATTGGGGAGTATCACACTGGGCAGTGAGTCAAATCAGGCTGCGCTAGGGTTTGTTAGGGTTCGTCAGGGTCTCAAGTAGCGCCCTAGTATGGTCTATATTGTATTATAGGCTCTCGAGAAGCATAATGATGAGCTCTTTGATCCATTTTTTCATCGCTGGGGAGGGTATGACCTCTCCCTCGAACCGTTTTCGGTTATAGGTTTACGTCTAAACTACGCCCTCATGATGAGCACATTTCAAATCGAAATGTTCTCATTCAAAGACGCGATGTAGTATGCCTATCTCACCCAATGATGGGCGTACGCCCAAATTCACTATGATTAGGTTTCGGGTTTAATCCGGCATGACTCTTGATCCAACTTTCTCCACTAGGGACTCCCTGTCAAGACATCTAAAATTACCTCAAGGTGGAGAATCCCCAGACGCGATAGGCTGCACACGAAACCGGGGGTTTCACAACGATACCCGCGGGCGTTGACGCCGTCAGAATTTACCAGGATTTGAGATGCGTGCGATAGCGTGACAACGCCGACCAAAAACTATATAAACCATGCTGTTTGGCAGGCGGCAAACCACAAGCATCGCAACTCTTTGCCGCACACCGCACAATGCAGCTCTCTCTTACCTTTGTTACTGCTCTTCTCCTTGCCTCTGGCGCCGTCTTTGCTAGTCCTGTGGACACAAAGACCGGCACTACCCCTATTGagctccagcgccgcgcccagcTGGTGGCCAGTGATGGTAAGCTGAACGTTTCCGCTCTGCACCACCACTTCCAGGGTGTAGAGAACAAGTACAAGACTGCCTTGAACAACTACAAGCGCAACACTGGCAAGAACCACCCCCTGGCTAAGCAGTCGAACACTAAGCGTGCCACGGGTGATGTGAGCCTGGAAGACATCGAACACGAGCAGCTGTGGGCCGGTGATGTGACTTTCGGTGGCCAGACCTTTGCCATTGATTTCGATACGGGTTCGGCTGACACCCTTGCGAACCCTGGTGCGTACAATCCTTCGCGTTCGTCGAACTCGAAGAACACCCACCGGTCGTTCTATACTTCGTACGGTGACGGTACCAATGCGCAGGGTACCATCTACACCGACTCGTTCTCCATCGGTGGCCTCAACGCCAGGGACGTGGCCATTGGACGCTCGTCGAACTCGTTCATCGGTGGTGAGAACGACAACCAGGGAATTAGTGGTCTCGCTTTCCCGTCGATCCAGTCCTTCCCTAAGCAGTACCCCCCTTTCTTCGAGTCCCTtcgccagcagcgcgcagTGAGCCAAGGCGTGTTCCAGTTCACGCTGAAAGctggcggcggctcgtcctTGCACCTCGGTGGCATTGATTCATCCAAGTACTCTGGCAGCATTTCGTACGCCGACGTTGACTCGTCGCAGGGCTTCTGGATCACCGATGCGACCGTCAACGGCGAGAGGATCACGGCGATCGTCGACTCGGGCTCGACCATCATCAGCGGCCCCTCCGACCAGGTCCGCTCGGTGGTTAGCAACATCAACGGCGTCCGTGAGGTAAACCAGGGCGGCCAGACCCTCTACGTCTACGACTGCAGCCAGACTCCTCATGTTACGATCAACATTGCCGGCAAGAGCTTC
The Malassezia japonica chromosome 2, complete sequence genome window above contains:
- a CDS encoding cathepsin D (SECRETED:SignalP(1-20); COG:O; EggNog:ENOG503P3N3; MEROPS:MER0000921) — encoded protein: MQLSLKFVTGLLLASSAAFAENANEISLERRNSFISSNNELNVNLFSKHMVQIDHKYKTALNNYKRNIGKDHPLLRLLLGQKRGGPASLDLTDVQNEQLWAGEVTFGGQTFGIDFDTGSADTLVNPSAYNPKKSKSAKNTHESFQASYGDGTTAKGAIYTDSFEIAGLKAKNVAIGHSTTKFIDDQDPSEGISGMAFPSIQTFPKQYKPFFESLKDQKAVSQGVFQFTLKSGKGSTLTLGGVDSSKYTGDVAYTDVDPSQGFWLTDAKINGKGIKAIIDSGSTIISGPTDQVRSVVQGLKGMTPFNQGGTIMYTYDCSQTPSITINVAGKDFKLGKAQTRYGTVQGGKCVLPIAGQDGMPMDAWIVGDTFFQATSIIFDTDKNRMGFAKQA
- a CDS encoding cathepsin D (SECRETED:SignalP(1-20); COG:O; EggNog:ENOG503P3N3; MEROPS:MER0000921) — encoded protein: MQLSLTFVTALLLASGAVFASPVDTKTGTTPIELQRRAQLVASDGKLNVSALHHHFQGVENKYKTALNNYKRNTGKNHPLAKQSNTKRATGDVSLEDIEHEQLWAGDVTFGGQTFAIDFDTGSADTLANPGAYNPSRSSNSKNTHRSFYTSYGDGTNAQGTIYTDSFSIGGLNARDVAIGRSSNSFIGGENDNQGISGLAFPSIQSFPKQYPPFFESLRQQRAVSQGVFQFTLKAGGGSSLHLGGIDSSKYSGSISYADVDSSQGFWITDATVNGERITAIVDSGSTIISGPSDQVRSVVSNINGVREVNQGGQTLYVYDCSQTPHVTINIAGKSFTLSRDQTRYGTYDGQCVLPIAPVDGMPLNGWILGDTLFRSASVIFDVDRSRIGFANQA